TTCGTTGGGTTCTCCTTCACTTAATTCCGCTTGAAAAGCTTCATAAATAGATTTTGATTCTATTCTAGAAATCATTTTATCTATGTTGCTCATTACTGCATTTTTAAACGATTTTTGAACAGCAGGATCAAAATACAATTTGATTTCTTTATTTAAGATAACCTCATCAGCAACTTTAGGCTCATCATCTACGCCAAATTCACTAAGAATTTTGGCTACATTTCGATTTACTTTTTTATCTAAGTCAGCACTTAAATGTTGTGGAATAATTACAGCGAGTTGGTATTTTCCTTTTAACACAGCTGTCTTTGCCGCTTCTTCTGTAAAATTATTTTCCGCTTGTTTGGTGACAATTTCAAAGGCATCACTTTTGTTCAGATTTTCTAAAATGGTAGCAGATATTGCTCCATTATCTTGATCTACAAAAAGAATGGGAATTTTAGCGTCATTTATCGTTTTAAACGAACTATCTTGAATTAAAGTAATGGTGATTATCAACACCAACGGCATTACAAAAAGAATAACCAAACCACCCAAATCTCTTGATAAGAGTAACATTTCTTTATATGTAGAACTGATCAGTTTACGCATAATCTCTTAAAGCCTCACCTGTTAATTGAATAAATACATCTTCTAAATTCTGAGCATCATTTGTGTTGTCGATAAGCTCTTTTGGAGTCCCTGAGGCAACAATTGTACCACTATCAATTATCGATACTTGGGTACAAAATGTCTCTGCTTCATTTAAATGATGTGATGTATAAACGATCGTAGTTCCATTAGCATTTAACATTTTTAAATGCTCAATAATTACATTCTTAGATTGTACATCTACGCCTACTGTGGGCTCGTCTAAAAATAATATTTCTGGTTTATGTAAAATACCTGCAATAAGATTTACACGTCTTTTCATACCTCCAGAAAAAGTACTCACTTTTTTATTCTTAAATTTTGAGAGTCCTAAATGATCTAAACTTTCAATAACTTTTGTTTTTAAAGTAGTACCTGACAATCCATACATCGCTCCGAAATACATCAAATTTTCATAGGCGGATAATGTTGGGTACAAGGCATATTCTTGAGGAACAACACCAATAGCCTGCTTAATATTTTTAGCATTTTCTTTAAATGAGAGTCCGTTAATCTTGATCTTTCCAGCCGTTGGTTTTAGCAAACCACACAACATAGAAATCAACGTGGTTTTACCAGCTCCATTCGGACCTAATAAACCATAAATTTCACCTTTTTCAATGTCTAAATCCAAGTGATGGATGGAGTAATTATCCGCTCCTTTATATTTTTTGGAAACCGTATCGATTTGAATAACAGCGTCAGTCATTTTATATCGCTTTCTTTAATTTTTTAAAGAATACCTCTTCCCTATTAGAAAGGGCTACTAATTGATCGGCTACTTTATTATAAGCATCTAATTCAGAGCTTCTATTTTTATAAATTCGTGAAGCATCAATAGCAAAATCACGCCAAGAATCGCCTATTTCAGTTATTTCCAAGGACAATTCTTTTAATTTAGGATTTTTTAATATTACCGCAGCTTCCTGTAAAAAAGCACCGTAAATAAAACGGAATCCACCGCCGCCAGTACCAATTTCTTCTTGCATTCTAACCAGTTGCCCCAAATAATGATTGGCTACTTTTACGCCTTTCTTTTCCGGCCATTTTCGAATCAATTTAGCTATGGTTCGCATACCTCTGACTCCAACATAGGGAACAGGTGCTAACATATCACGACAAACCGTTTTAATTCCCTTTTTTATGGCACTTTCCAATTGCAATTCTTTTGGGAAGTGAACAGGATAATACATATGCCCTTTAGGAGCCATAGCTCCTTTGGCAAAACGCACTCTATTTAATTCTTTTTTGGTTAAAGTGGTTGTCGTTTCCATAACAGGATCACTAATTAAATAAGTATCCTCTTCTTTACCATAAACAACCAAGTTATGAGCATTAAAATGAAAACGATATTCGTCTGGAAAATAAGACAAATGATAAACGCCAACTTGTAAACCAACAGGATTATTACGTTGCAATTCCGCTTCTAAAGCCTTTTCCGCATTACTTTCGTTTCTGAATTTAAAGCGTTTCACTTTTATCCCTACGCGTTGAGCGAAACGTTTAAAAATGATACCTGGCATGGGTCTAAAACTCACCACAGGAGCGTGATTCACTTTTAAAAAGGGAATGTATACAAAGAAAAGACCAGAACCAATACCAAATACCATTGGTTCACTGATTTGATATCCTTTATGTTTTAGTAAGTTTGAAACCACCCCATTTTCACAATGTGCAGATTGATGATGTGTAAAGTCTATCTTCATATGTTTTTATCAATATCCTGCAATTGCTCGATGGTAATATCAAAAACATCTGCGTATTTCTGTAATATTTTAGTATTTAATTTTTTAAAAACCTGAGGCTTAAAATGTCTTTTAACACGCCATTGCCAGAGTCCTACATAACTTGCCAAAATAGGTAAATCCATTTTATTAACTTCCATGTAATAATCAATTGGACTAGACTCATTTGCTTCTACTCTCTTTTTAGCAGCGTCAATTCGTTCTTTAATATCTTGAATGGCATTATCTAAAGCGATGGTTTTCGGATCCCAACCTGTACTGTTTTCTGTAGTATATTCACCATTTTCATCAACAGCATAACAGAGTTCACGAAAATTAGCGGACTCTAAATTACTTTTGTCTTGTGGTACTTCACTTTTTTTCATGCGTTTATACTTATTGTTTGTTAACGGTCACGTTAATCGTATTGATCATTTACTTGGGAAACAACACTTTTAACCTGCTCGTTTCATGTCTTATTCTACTTCTTTAATAAATAAGTTCATTACACATTCAGCTAAAACAATTTCTGCATTTTCAATACTACAATTTAATGCACAAATACTATATCCATCAGCATCAAATCTTGAAATTAGATTTGCAGTGGTAACAATTGTCTCGTTTAATTGTGGCAATTTAATGATATTAAACGACTTAACACCACTTATAAAACCTACAAGCTTTGTGTTTTTTCCTTCAACATCTTCCTCATCAAAATAACTTTTACCTACTATAGCAGAACATGTTTGAGCAGCATTTTCTATTAAACCCGACTCCGAAAGCACATTGTCATCCACAAAAATACAATCAGACGTAATTAAAAAATCAGTCTTAACACTTTCATTATCAATTGACAATAAAGTATCTACCATTAACATAGGAACTCTATGTGGTAGAAAGTTTTTAATATCAATATGACTTGAAGTGCTATCCAATTATTTTGCAACTACTGTTTTCATTTCGCTAGTAGCGATTGATTTACCATTTAGTTTAACGTTAATGGCGACTAAAGTTACACCCATTACTTCGTGTAAAATAGAAGCCGTTGTTTCTAACGTATCATTTAATTGGGGCAAGATAAGAATTTCTACGCTTTTAATAGATCCTATATATCCAGTAGGAGAAGGTTTATCTAATAAATGGTATTTATACCCAGTATGCAGTGCAACTGTTTGAGCCATATGCTCAATTAAACCAGGTTCTGTAAACGTATTATTTTTAGTAAAAATATTGGCATCTGAAATGGTTAAACAAGAAGTAACCTCGCTATCCGTATAATGTAATAATTTATCAACCATTACAAACGGTGCTTTTTGTGGAATTAAATTAGTTACGGGTATGTTTAACGAATCGTTATTCAAATTAACAAACAGTTAAAAGAGCATAATTATAAGCAAATCTTGCACTTTCAGGAACATGTAACAAAATGGTATCACCTTTATTTAATTTGCCAGAATCTACTAATTCTTCTAACATAATATAAATAGAGGCTGCTCCTACATTTCCTACTTTTTCTAAATTCATAAACCATTTGTCCAATGGTACTACAAAATCTTGTTTTACCATTTCTTCATACAATTTATCCTTAAAATAGAAAGATGAAATATGTGGTAAATAGTAGGTTAAATCTTCAGGTTTCACATTATGCTTGTCTAAAGCATGTTTTAAACTATCAACGCCTTTTACTAAAATATTTTCACTTAGTAATTTCACATCTTGCTTCATGGCGAACAAAGATTGTTCACTCCAATCATGAGCTGGAAACTCACTCCAAGGCTTTAACTGGCCATTTTCTAATTTATCTCCACCAGCGTACATACATGTATCTAGTTCATGAGCATATGAATATCCTTCAATCCATTCAATTTTTAATGGTTGTTTCCCTTTTGGTTCACTTTCTAATAAAACAGCACCTGCTCCATCGGAAAGCATCCAACGTAAAAACTCTTTATTAAAAGCAATTATAGGCTGCTCTTCTAACGATTTTAAATGGTTCACCTCTTCTTCAAAAGTATTCGCCATCATCCATGAAGAAGTACGTTCAGAACCAGCACAAACGGCATTGTTTACTTGATGAGCTTTAACAGATAAGAATCCATATTTTAACGCATTCATTCCCGAACAACACGCACCTGAAGGTGAATTTATTTCTAAATTTCTATTCTTTAAAAAGCCATGAACCATTGCGGTATGCGATGGTAATATTTGATCAGGACTTGAGGTACCACAAGATAATAATTCAATGTCTTTTGTCGTAAAATCTTCATCACAAAGAAGCTCTACAGCTTCCTTAGTCAGTTGTGCATTATTGTGCGTAATTTCACCATTTTCATCAATGGCATAATACCTCGTTTTAATCTTATTATTTCGTAAAACTATACCTTTAGCTTTGGAAGATTTTCCATTTAGAATACCCAATTTTTGTTCCATTTGATCGTTGGAAACAGGGGTGTTAGGTAAAAATTTTGCAATTCTAGTTATGTAAACGTCATTCATTCTTTAAAAGTAATATTTTTTAAGGAAACTCCTATTAAATTAAGTATTAGATATACCCTTTAGTTTAACAGAAGCATAATATTTTTTGTCTTTCTTAATTTTACCTATAAAAGGTAAATAGGTCAGCAAAAATACAATAAAAAGTACTGGTCCGAAGAACCAAATTGCAAATTTTAAATATTTATCAAAAACCCGAACCCATTTTAATCGTTTTGGTTCTCCAGGCTTGCCTTTTTTGATGATAAAATTAGACCATTTATCAAAAATAACATTAGCCCTTTTGTCCATTGAAATTAAAAATGGTTTTACTACAACGGCACCTATGCTTACTAAATTATCTTGTAAAGATGTGAAGTCATTTTTATTTAAGCTTTCCAATATTGGTTTGCCAAACTTAACAGATTCATCTATATCTTTTTGAGAAACTCCTGGTTTTGGAAAAACACCTAAATACTTTTCCTTTTTACCATTCATCATCCATTTTTCAATGGTGATAACACTAACATGATTGAGATTTCTATCTACCAAGGCAATATTACCCACTAAATTCGCTTGGTTTTCAATTAATAAATGCTTCATTTTTTCTTGAGCCTTTATCCACATATTACGACACGCTATAAGTGTTACAACGGGCGTATCTTTTACTATTTTTTTAGCGGATTCCGATTTTAAAAATGAGTTTATGGGTACTGAAGGTGTGAGGTACCAAACTTGATATGCAAGTATTACTAAATCGTATTTCTTAGTAAATATTTCAGGATTTGGTTCTTCCAATGTACATGGAATTTGCAAAAAAGATTCAGGAAAAACATCATAAAACTTATCTGCTTTCCATGGAAAACCATATTCTTCAACAGGTTTTATTTGATGATATGAAACGGAAACATTAGTTGAATTTTCCAGTTCCTGTGCTACATTTTGAGCAATTTCTAGCAACTGCCCAGACTGTGTGTAATATATTACTAAAACGTTTTTCATATTATTTTTTATCTTCCCAAAAATCGAAATAATTAAACCATTGCAACGGGTATTGTTTTAAAATCCACTCGATACTCTCCGTATAGTTCTGTAATAAACCCTGAGCATCTCTTTTTTTAGCCGTTGCCAATCGGGTATATAAATGATAATGCTTAGTGGTTTCTTTCATTACATAAACAAAAGCTACGGGAACTTTTAAGCGAGATGCCAATAAAAAAGGCCCCGCTGGAAACTTCGCTTCCTTTCCTAATAAATGCTCTTCTAAAAAACGTGTTCCCTCAAAATATCTATCTCCGGTAAAGCAAATTAATTCATTATTTGCTAATGCTGAATTGATTTCAAAAATATGAGATAAATCTTCCTTTATCAATATTAATTTAATACTTGATTTTTGTGAAACCGACTCTAAATACTGCTTTATATCACTATGCTCTTGATCAGTTGTAACAATATTTATTTGTGAGTTGAAATCAATTTCTTTAAAAAAGAACTCTGCTATTTCAAAATTACCAACATGAGCACTGATTAATATTCCACCATTTTTATTAGCAATGAGTTGTTTTAAATTATCAATACCATCAAAATCATAAGTGAATTTATTACGTAATCCCGATCTTATGGCTACTTTATCAATTATGGTTTGTCCAAATTTATAATAACTTTTATAAACATTGAAGACACTTTTTATTGAGGAATATTTTAACCTTTTTCTAAAATAATTATAGGAAGCTTTTGTGCCTTTGGGAGAAAATATCAAGAAATAAAAAGCAACGAAGTACAAAATAAAATAAGCCGAACGTAAGCCCAGCTTTTTCATAAAAAAAATAAATATTCTATAACCTAAAACGGTACCTCTGGATTTACCTTCCCATTGTGCCATAACAGATTATATTAAGCTAACTTCCGCTCTATTAAATTATAAAAATCATGAAGTTTAATCACGTTTACAAAATCTTCACCAATCAGTTTTACACCGAAATTAGATTCTACAGCAACTACCAGATCAACAAAATCTAAACTATCTAGCTCTAATGTTTCTTTTAAGTTAGCCTCAGGGCTAATTGCATCCTCTTCAACTTCAAATTCATCTATAAGGAAATCATTAATTTTACTAATGATGTCTTCTTTATTCATAACCGTAATAATTAAATCTTTTTAATAATTAATGCCGAGTTTGTTCCGCCAAACCCAAAAGAATTGGACAAAAATACATCAATTTTTTTATCTACAGTCTCTCTAGCAATGTTTAATTTTGCAGCGTCTTCGTCTGGTGTTTTCAAATTAATATTAGGAGCAACAAATGAATGTTGCATCATTAACATTGAATAAACCACTTCACTTGCACCTGCCATCCAACACTCATGACCCGTCATTGATTTTGTAGAACTTATATAAGGACAATTATCACCAAATATATTATAAATTGCTTTCGCCTCATTAGCATCACCTACTGGTGTAGAAGTGGCGTGAGCGTTAACATAGTCAATAGTTTTTTTATCTATTTTAGCTTCATCTATTGCTTTTTGCATGGCCCTGGTAGGACCATCAGCGTTGGGCGTTGAAATATGATCACCATTTGATGAGAATCCATAACCAATAATTTCACCCAAAATAGGAGCTCCTCTTTTTATTGCTGAATCATAACTTTCTAAAATCACTGTGGCTGCACCACCGCTTGGAACTAAGCCATCTCTTTCTACATCAAAAGGTTTGGATGCTTCTGCAGGATTTTCTTCCTTTATTGAAAACACACCTAAACCATCAAAACTAGCCATGGCTAGTTTATTTATTTCTTGAGCTCCGCCACAAATTATAGTGTCTTGTAACCCACTTTTTATTAAATGATAACCAACACCAATAGCATGCGAACCACTTGCACACGCTGCACTTATCGTAAAATTCACTCCTTTTAACTTGAAAATAGTAGATAAATTCATGTTTACAGTAGAATTCATCGCTTTAAAAATAGCTCCTGACCCCACTAATGTAGTATCTTTTTTTTCTCTTACGATATCTATAGATTCAATAACTGACCGTGCCGTACTATCATTACCAAATAAAATACCAACTTCATTAATATCTAAAAAATCTTGCGAAATTCCAGCATTTTTTAAGGCTTCAATGGTTGATAGGTATGCAAATTGAGCTTCTTCGCCCATGCTGATCCGTTGTCTTCTTGAAAGTAGTTTTTTTAAATCGGGTTCTGCAACCATTCCGGTTAGTGCAGAACGGTAACCAAACTCTTTACGTTCGGCATCAAATACAATTCCTGATTTCCCTTTATATAAAGATTCTTTTAC
The nucleotide sequence above comes from Aureibaculum algae. Encoded proteins:
- a CDS encoding beta-ketoacyl-[acyl-carrier-protein] synthase family protein, encoding MNRVVITGMGIYSCIGSNLDEVKESLYKGKSGIVFDAERKEFGYRSALTGMVAEPDLKKLLSRRQRISMGEEAQFAYLSTIEALKNAGISQDFLDINEVGILFGNDSTARSVIESIDIVREKKDTTLVGSGAIFKAMNSTVNMNLSTIFKLKGVNFTISAACASGSHAIGVGYHLIKSGLQDTIICGGAQEINKLAMASFDGLGVFSIKEENPAEASKPFDVERDGLVPSGGAATVILESYDSAIKRGAPILGEIIGYGFSSNGDHISTPNADGPTRAMQKAIDEAKIDKKTIDYVNAHATSTPVGDANEAKAIYNIFGDNCPYISSTKSMTGHECWMAGASEVVYSMLMMQHSFVAPNINLKTPDEDAAKLNIARETVDKKIDVFLSNSFGFGGTNSALIIKKI
- a CDS encoding LpxL/LpxP family acyltransferase, translated to MAQWEGKSRGTVLGYRIFIFFMKKLGLRSAYFILYFVAFYFLIFSPKGTKASYNYFRKRLKYSSIKSVFNVYKSYYKFGQTIIDKVAIRSGLRNKFTYDFDGIDNLKQLIANKNGGILISAHVGNFEIAEFFFKEIDFNSQINIVTTDQEHSDIKQYLESVSQKSSIKLILIKEDLSHIFEINSALANNELICFTGDRYFEGTRFLEEHLLGKEAKFPAGPFLLASRLKVPVAFVYVMKETTKHYHLYTRLATAKKRDAQGLLQNYTESIEWILKQYPLQWFNYFDFWEDKK
- a CDS encoding dialkylrecorsinol condensing enzyme DarA; amino-acid sequence: MKNVLVIYYTQSGQLLEIAQNVAQELENSTNVSVSYHQIKPVEEYGFPWKADKFYDVFPESFLQIPCTLEEPNPEIFTKKYDLVILAYQVWYLTPSVPINSFLKSESAKKIVKDTPVVTLIACRNMWIKAQEKMKHLLIENQANLVGNIALVDRNLNHVSVITIEKWMMNGKKEKYLGVFPKPGVSQKDIDESVKFGKPILESLNKNDFTSLQDNLVSIGAVVVKPFLISMDKRANVIFDKWSNFIIKKGKPGEPKRLKWVRVFDKYLKFAIWFFGPVLFIVFLLTYLPFIGKIKKDKKYYASVKLKGISNT
- a CDS encoding phosphopantetheine-binding protein is translated as MNKEDIISKINDFLIDEFEVEEDAISPEANLKETLELDSLDFVDLVVAVESNFGVKLIGEDFVNVIKLHDFYNLIERKLA
- a CDS encoding ABC transporter ATP-binding protein, producing the protein MTDAVIQIDTVSKKYKGADNYSIHHLDLDIEKGEIYGLLGPNGAGKTTLISMLCGLLKPTAGKIKINGLSFKENAKNIKQAIGVVPQEYALYPTLSAYENLMYFGAMYGLSGTTLKTKVIESLDHLGLSKFKNKKVSTFSGGMKRRVNLIAGILHKPEILFLDEPTVGVDVQSKNVIIEHLKMLNANGTTIVYTSHHLNEAETFCTQVSIIDSGTIVASGTPKELIDNTNDAQNLEDVFIQLTGEALRDYA
- a CDS encoding ABC transporter permease, translated to MDSTSSHIDIKNFLPHRVPMLMVDTLLSIDNESVKTDFLITSDCIFVDDNVLSESGLIENAAQTCSAIVGKSYFDEEDVEGKNTKLVGFISGVKSFNIIKLPQLNETIVTTANLISRFDADGYSICALNCSIENAEIVLAECVMNLFIKEVE
- a CDS encoding BtrH N-terminal domain-containing protein; the protein is MKIDFTHHQSAHCENGVVSNLLKHKGYQISEPMVFGIGSGLFFVYIPFLKVNHAPVVSFRPMPGIIFKRFAQRVGIKVKRFKFRNESNAEKALEAELQRNNPVGLQVGVYHLSYFPDEYRFHFNAHNLVVYGKEEDTYLISDPVMETTTTLTKKELNRVRFAKGAMAPKGHMYYPVHFPKELQLESAIKKGIKTVCRDMLAPVPYVGVRGMRTIAKLIRKWPEKKGVKVANHYLGQLVRMQEEIGTGGGGFRFIYGAFLQEAAVILKNPKLKELSLEITEIGDSWRDFAIDASRIYKNRSSELDAYNKVADQLVALSNREEVFFKKLKKAI
- a CDS encoding beta-ketoacyl-ACP synthase III — encoded protein: MNDVYITRIAKFLPNTPVSNDQMEQKLGILNGKSSKAKGIVLRNNKIKTRYYAIDENGEITHNNAQLTKEAVELLCDEDFTTKDIELLSCGTSSPDQILPSHTAMVHGFLKNRNLEINSPSGACCSGMNALKYGFLSVKAHQVNNAVCAGSERTSSWMMANTFEEEVNHLKSLEEQPIIAFNKEFLRWMLSDGAGAVLLESEPKGKQPLKIEWIEGYSYAHELDTCMYAGGDKLENGQLKPWSEFPAHDWSEQSLFAMKQDVKLLSENILVKGVDSLKHALDKHNVKPEDLTYYLPHISSFYFKDKLYEEMVKQDFVVPLDKWFMNLEKVGNVGAASIYIMLEELVDSGKLNKGDTILLHVPESARFAYNYALLTVC